One window of Lytechinus variegatus isolate NC3 chromosome 2, Lvar_3.0, whole genome shotgun sequence genomic DNA carries:
- the LOC121409630 gene encoding LOW QUALITY PROTEIN: leucine-rich repeat extensin-like protein 5 (The sequence of the model RefSeq protein was modified relative to this genomic sequence to represent the inferred CDS: substituted 1 base at 1 genomic stop codon) has product MPSPQPQLTPSSTTSPVSTPSSCLYLPPTPPPSPHLTSSSPALSVSPXPTELSPLPLRSVSPIIPAHQPSYYPVYQPVMRYSPYSTTPLSRPRVPPSSMSYHLATTPYSSCTPMAVPVPTFNHTLQSSSSSPMFGVYPHHDQPVHATMPSMKVRPTRNRRSRRVVFKYKEKEIIDVVSL; this is encoded by the coding sequence ATGCCTTCACCACAACCCCAGCTCACTCCCTCGTCGACTACCTCGCCCGTTTCTACACCATCATCCTGTTTGTATCTTCCACCTACTCCACCACCGTCACCACACCTGACATCGTCATCTCCAGCGTTGTCGGTATCACCTTAGCCTACTGAGTTGTCACCGCTACCTCTCCGATCAGTTAGCCCGATCATCCCTGCCCATCAGCCAAGCTACTATCCTGTATATCAACCTGTTATGCGGTACTCTCCTTACTCTACTACACCTCTATCAAGACCAAGAGTACCACCCTCATCCATGAGCTACCATCTAGCTACCACTCCATACTCATCGTGCACTCCTATGGCTGTACCAGTACCAACATTCAACCACACACTtcaatcatcatcgtcatcacccaTGTTCGGGGTGTACCCTCATCACGATCAGCCCGTCCATGCTACGATGCCGTCAATGAAGGTCCGTCCTACGAGGAATCGACGATCACGCCGAGTAGTATTCAAGTATAAGGAAAAGGAGATCATCGACGTCGTATCGCTCTGA